The genomic region CATACATGGTGTTGTCTTCATCCTGAATGAGTGGCGCATCCATCGACACATGACGGCCGGAGTTCTTCATCGACTCTTTCACCTCCGTTTCGGTGATCTCCAGCATGGTGGCTATCTCTTCGGCATTGGGCTCACGCTCGTATTCCTGTTCGAGCTTGGCATAAGCTTTATTGATCTTGTTGATGGAGCCGATTTTATTCAGAGGTAAACGTACAATTCGCGATTGTTCAGCAAGTGCCTGTAAGATAGACTGCCGTATCCACCACACCGCATAGGATATGAACTTGAATCCCCTGGTCTCGTCGAACCGTTGAGCAGCTTTTATCAGGCCCAGGTTTCCTTCGTTAATCAGGTCGGGCAGGCTGAGTCCTTGGTTCTGATACTGTTTTGACACCGATACAACAAACCGTAAATTCGATTTGGTCAGCTTTTCAAGGGCTTCCCTGTCACCCAGTTTAATACGCTGGGCTAAGGCCACTTCCTCTTCGGCCGTAATCAGTTCCACCTTACCGATCTCCTGAAGGTATTTGTCGAGCGATGCGGTTTCCCTGTTGGTAACTTGCTTGGTAATTTTCAGCTGCCTCATAAACCTCCGTTGTGATTATGGTTGGCTATTTGAAAAACTAGTTCTATAAGCAAAAGTTTTACGAAGAAAAAGCTATTTTGTTACATGTTGGGCCTCAGGGGCGGCCTGGGTAACAATACTCTTCGCGATAGCTTAAGTTTGCCGGTCTTGCGGTCGATATCAATCAGCTTCACTTCAATCTTATCGCCGACCTTCAGGACTTCTTCTACAGTATTGATACGTTTCCAATCTATTTCCGAAATATGTAACAGTCCGTCTTTTCCGGGCAATATTTCAACAAAAGCTCCGAAGGAGGTGATGTTTTTCACTGTGCCATTGTAGACCTCACCCAGTTCGGGAACGGCGATGATGCTTTTGATCCTCTCCCTAGCTGCATCGATGGATGCTTTATCGACGGCAACGATATCCACAATGCCGAATTCTCCGACTTCCTGGATGACGATGGTGGAATTGGTTTCGCTCTGGATATTCTGGATGATTTTACCTCCGGGTCCGATGATAGCGCCGATATATTCCTTGGCGACGGTCATCTGTTCAATGCGCGGGACAAAAGGTTTATAATCCTCGCGTGGCTCACTGATCACTTTGGCCATTTCATCCAGGATAAACAGACGTCCTTTTCTGGCTTGTTCGAGGGCTTCCTGCAATACTTCAAATGACAGTCCTTCTACCTTGATATCCATCTGACAGGCGGTGACACCATCACGGGTGCCGGTAATTTTAAAGTCCATGTCGCCAAGGTGGTCTTCATCACCAAGGATATCGGATAGCACGCCATATTTACCTGTAGCTTTATCTGTAATGAGCCCCATTGCTATGCCCGACACCGGTTTGGATATCTTCACTCCGGCATCCATCAGGGCAAGTGTTCCTGCGCAGACAGTGGCCATGGAGGATGATCCGTTAGATTCCAGGATATCCGACACAATGCGGATTGTATAAGGATTGCTCTCACCATTGGGTATGACTGATTTAAGGGCTCGCAATGCCAGGTTGCCATGGCCTATCTCTCTCCGGCTGGTGCCACGCATAGGCTTTACTTCACCCGTAGAAAACGGCGGGAAGTTATAGTGAAGCATAAACGAGGTCTTGCCTTCGAATACGGCGCCGTCGACCACCTGCTCATCGAGCTTGGTACCCAGTGTGACAGATGTGAGCGACTGTGTTTCTCCTCTTGTGAAAATGGACGATCCATGAGCGGCGGGCAGATAATCCACTTCGCACCATATGGGCCTGATTTCATCCAGCTTACGGCCGTCGAGCCTGGTCCTCTCAGTGAGTACCGCATTTCTGACAGCTTCTTTCTGAATGTCATCGAAATATTTGTTGATCAGTGGAGTTTTTATTTCCCTTTCCTCTTCCGGAATCGTTTCGGTAAATGCGTTCTTTATGGCTTCAAAGGTTTCGAGGCGTTCATGTTTTTTCTTTATCCCTGACCTGGCAATCGCATAGAGTTTGTCATACGAAGCGGTTTTAAGGGCTGTCAGCAGTTCCGGATCAGCCATGCCATTTTCAGTGGCTCTTTTTTCAACAGGATTTCCCAGCATGCCAACCAGGTCAAGTTGTGCCTGGCATTGTAAGCGTATAGCATCATGAGCTACTTTGAGCGCTTCCAGCATGACCGATTCAGCGACTTCCTTCATTTCGCCTTCTACCATAACAATGCTTTCGGCAGTGGCTGCCACGATAAGGTCGAGGTCGGCATCGATGAGCTGTGAGATATTCGGATTGATCACAAATTCTCCGTTAATGCGGGCGACCCTGACTTCAGAGATGGGGCCGCTGAACGGAATGTTGGAAATACTCAATGCTGATGAGGCTGCCAGTGCTGCCAGAGCATCGGGTGAAATATTTTTGTCGGCAGAGATAAGCGTGATGATCATCTGTGTCTCGCAATGGAAATCATCGGGAAAAAGAGGTCTGAGCGCCCTGTCGACGAGTCGTGCCACGAGTATCTCGTGTTCCGAAGGTCGTGCTTCACGTTTATAAAAGCCACCGGGAAATCGTCCGGCAGCCGCATATTTTTCGCGGTATTCGACTGAGAGAGGCATAAAATCCTCGCCTTCGACAGGTTTTTGCGCTGCCACCACAGTGGCCAGAAGCATCGTGTCGCCCATTTTAACGACAACAGCGCCGTCGGCTTGTTTGGCCAAACGGCCGGTTTCAATAGAGATGATCCGGCCATCGCCCAGATCAAATGACTTTGTAATTGCAGGATTGGACATAATTAAAATAAATAATAAGTGAAATGTGTTAAGGACGTAATACGAAAAATGGCAATGTCATTCATTGCCGGTACGGGGGTTGTATGCTATTTACTTTCTGATATTCAGGTTCTTGATGATTGCCCTGTAGCGCTCAATGTCAACCTGTTTCAGGTAGTCGAGAAGTTTACGGCGTTTACCGACCAGCTTAACGAGAGCTCTTTCAGTGGCCATGTCTTTCTTGTTGGCCTTGAGGTGCTCAGTCAGATGCTTGATCCTGTGCGTGAATAAGGCAATCTGTCCTTCTGATGAACCGGTGTCGAACTCCGATTTACCAAATTCCTTGAAGACTTTTTTCTTTTTTTCAGTTGTCAGATACATTTTTCTACGTGTGTTTCTTTTTTATCTCTTTCATTTTTAGGGCTGCAAAGATAATACAAAATCTTTATCCGCAAATAATGATTTGATTAAAAAATTTTGAAATTGAACTATTGCCGATCCCGATTTCACTCGCTGCGCTTGCTCATCGGGACAGGTTGGCCGGTTGAACGATTTGGCGATTTAGAAGCCCCATTTCAGTCGGGCATACCACATTTTTCCATAATCGCCGAATTCCGTTCCTCTGTCCCCGTAAAAAAGCTGGCTGATCAGCATCAATTGCCAGTTGTTACTGATCGAGATCATGACTGAAGGGCCGACAAAGATGGAATTATCACTTGGATTGAAAATTGAAGAGATATCGGCACGGACAAGGGGGCTGACCTGGTAGGCCACCTCACCCATGATATCATACCGCGCCAGGGTAAAGTTCTTCACCGATACATTCCTGATCTCCAGGTAATTCATGCCTCCAGCAGGACCGGTTGTGCCTGTGCTGTTGTAAAGGAATGCGGCATGAAGATAGAAGCTGTTTTTAAAGGTATAATCAGCATCTACCGTTGCTTCCAGCTGACCTGTGGTATCCCTGAATTGTTTGGCAGGCCCAAAATAGGAGACTTCTCCCCTGAAACCGGCGTCTTTTATCTGTCCGGCCCAGCCTGCCCCGGCTACAATGTCATCAACCATCATTCCCCCGAGGAACTGAAAATCATAATCCCATCTGTTGAACCGGTACATGCCTGCAATAGTCGGACGTTTGTTATTGTTCAGACTGGCGACAAGCTGTGCTGAGGAGGTCACACCTGTATAATATTCCAGTCTGACTGCATCACATCCGGGGCGTTCCTCATAATCAAAATCGAAATAGGAGAAGGAATTAAAGATGTCGTTGGGCGTCCAGACGAAGCCGATACCCCAGTTGACCCGCTGCCGCCCCACTGTCGCCTCAAACTTGCCCTTTGTGAATTTCAGGTTGGCACGGTCGATATTTGACAATAATACATAAGATGAGTCATCAGCCAGCACCCATGTCAGGTCGGCAAATCCATTATCCTTGTCAAGCATTTCGGCATAATAGGGATAGGCCATTTCCACAAAATCCCCATAAAGGAAACGATTGCGCATGCCGATGTGTACATTCAGATTGCCGGAAGGATACCATTTGAAATCCAGGCGGTTGTTGATCTCGTTGTTCAGCATCCAACGGCTGTCGAAATGCTCATAGTAAACAAGCTGCAGATCCTTGATGTAGCCATTGAGTGTCCAGTTGCGTTGGTTCTCTGAGTCCTGACAATACAGACTGAATGAAGATATCAACAGAATACTTGTTATTACTGATTGAAAACTATGGATGCGCATATGATTGTTTATTTTAACCGCAAAGGACTCGCCTCACCCCCTTCACCCCCTCTCCTAGAGGAGAGGGGGTGAAGGGGGTGAGGTCATTTCTCACGCCGGGGGGTGAGGTGAATGTGGCTCATTCTCAACATCACTGATAACCTTCCCGTCTTCAATGGTGATGATCCGGTGTGCCTTGTTGACCACCCGTGCATCATGCGTCGAAAAGATGAAAGTGATATTCTCTTCATGGTTCAGCCTTTCCATGATGTCGAGCAGGTTTTCGGTCGATTTCGAATCCAGGTTGGCTGTTGGCTCATCTGCCAGGATGAACCGCGGCTTTGATGCCAGCGCCCTGGCAACAGACACACGCTGCTGCTGTCCGCCCGACAGCTCACCGGGCCTCACATCAATCTTGTCTTCCAGTCCCACCGATTTCAGTAATTCGATGGTTCTATTTTCTCTTTCGGATTTGGGTATACCCTGCAGAAGCATGATGAATTCGACGTTCTCCCGCGCCGTGAGCACAGGAATGAGGTTATACGACTGAAAGACAAATCCGATGTTACGTAATCTGAAATCCACCAGCTTGCGCGAGGATAAGGTTGTGACATTCGTGCCGTTGATATGAACCTCACCTTGGGTGGGGACATCCAGCCCGCCGATAAGATTCAAGAATGTAGTCTTGCCCGACCCCGAAGGGCCTACGACAGCTGTAAATTCACCTTCCGCAAAGGAGATATCTATACCATTGACTGCCACTACCGGGATTTTTGTCTCCTGGTATACCTTGTGCAGGTTTTTTGTTGTGATGATTCCCATGACAGTATCAATTAATAGTTAAATGTTTTTAGTTGGTTATTTGTATCGATTATTAATCAGTTACAGGTTACAAGTTGCAGGTTGCAAGTTTCAGGTTTTAAAATTGCGACAATCTGTAATCCCGACTTCATCGGGATTTCGCCCGGTTTCGCCTCACTCAACCTGTAACCTGCAACCTGTAACTTGCAACCATAATCTCTAACAGAGGTTTTCATCTTCTAAATTTTTTCATTTTAATTTTTTACGTATCTGCGCGAATCGCTTCTGCAGGTTTGAATCGCAGCGCTTTCCGCGCAGGGTAAACTGATGATAAAATAGCCGTGACAATGACAAACAAGGTCAGCGCTATATAGTACTTGTTATATAGTACCGGATAGACAAGCGAACTGTACCCGAAGGATTCCAGTCCTTCCGACCAGGCGGCAAAATTCAGCCCGTGTACTCCTGTCAGTTGTATGGTGGCATAACTGACGACCATCCCTATCAGAGCTCCTGTCACTGAAAGGAATATGGTTTCCAGCATGATCATCGTGAATATCCGCTTTCTGCTCATTCCGACGGCCATAAGCATACCAATTTCCTTGATACGCTCCAGTATGGCCATCAGCATAGTGTTGATGATACCGAAGGCCATAGCCGTGAGTATAACGATCATCAAAATATAAGAGTATAAGTCCATGATGGATGACAGGGTCAGAAGCATAGGCTGCAGTTCTTTCCATGGCATCACGCTCAGGCTGCTATACTTTGCCTGCAGTAAAGCTGTCACTTCATCGGTTTTATTTGTATTATCCAGCAGCACCGCTATTTCGGTCGCATTGTTCGTATCGAAACCAGTCAGGTCAGCCAGGTCTGCCGATCTGACAAAGACATTGCCTTCGTCATACATGGTGTTGGATGTCTTATAGATCCCGCCGACGCGGAACAGTCCGTAGGTCACCACGCCTTCCATATTTTGCAGTGTGATGACTATCTTGGATCCCATTTTGGCATTCATTTTTGTCGCCAGCTTCTGGCTGATGAGGATGAGAGGCGTCCGCGCCTCCTTTTCGAAGTATGTGCCCTCTTTCAGACAATCATAGATTTTTGACACCTGCTTTTCTTCCTCCGGTTGAATGCCATTGACCATGACACCGGTACCGGTGGCTGCAGTGCTGGCCATGGCCGGCAGTGCAAGGCGGCTGCTGACAGCCTTCACACCACTTATGCCCCTTATAGAATCCACCATCGCCGGCACACCGGTCATAAAGTAATCGGGCGATTTATCCTGCATGAATTTCGGATGGTGTATCTGGATGTGGGATACCTCATGTTCAATGGCAGCATCTATCCGCTGATCCACCATGCCTATCGACAGGGCGATCATGAACAGGGTGCCGAACAACCCGATGGTGACAGCTGCAATGACGATGAGGCTCCTCAGCTTGTTACGCCAGACATTTCTCCATGCTATTGACCAGATCATTTGTATGATATTTAAATGGTTACAAAGTAATTTACTTTCCCCTGAGTGCCGGTATGATTTTGAACCTACCGATGACGGTGAGGGGATATATGGCCGCCAGGATGCTCAGGATGATGACCACCAGGCTCTGGTTGATGAAAAATCCCGGCTCAAGTGCAAAGGGCATCACAGGTTCCACATTGAATTCCGCCATAGCCTTGGCTGTCTCACCCGTGAGCTGGTAGGGGTGAAGGTGATAGTACAGGATGATCGGATAGCTCAACGCCGCACCGGCAGCAATACCCACTAAAGCAAGGATGACTGTTTCGACGAATACAATGAAGGCCAGCTTGACACGGCGCATGCCCACCGCCACCATGATTCCAAACTCCCTCCGGCGTTCAATGGTCATCATCATGATGGTGCCGAAAATGCCAAAACCTACCACAACGTATAAAATGCCGAGCATAAACTGTCCGCTGACATTATCACTTTGTATAGCCTGCACCATTTCCGGAAGAAGCTCGCGCCAGGTCATGACTTCAAGATTTTCAGCATTGATGATTTTCAACTGGTCGGCCACAAATCGGATGTACTTTTTGTTGTCGAGCAATACCGACAGGGAGGTGAGGCGTTCCGGTGCGGAATACAGCTTCTGCGCTGCTGTCAGCGACATGTACAGCATGGAGCTGTTCATCTCCGGTGCCGTGAAACGGACGATCCCTTTTACCGGGTAAGCACCCTGTGCTGATTCACCATGGTAGCCCTGGCTCAGAAGAACAATAGTATCATTCACATCCACCTTCAGATAATCGGCAAGAGCTTCGCCGATGAGGACGCTGTTGTCGTCCTTTTCAAAATAGCTGCCCCGTATCACCCTGTTGCGTAATGCGGAAATAGCGTTCTCTTTTTCGGGGTCTGTGCCTATTACAGCTATGCCCTTGGTCATGTCGCCCGATGAGATGAGGGCAAACGACTCCAGTCGCGGAATGAACGCGGTGATATGCCTGGTACTGAGCAGCCTGCCTTCAAGCGTGTCAGTGCTGATGAATGTGTTGTCAATGGTCTTATCATCCCAGTATCCCAGTGCATGGATCTGTATATATCCTGTCGAGGTTTTTACTGCGCTTTCAACCATGAGGTCATAAGAGCCGAGTTGCATCGACCGCATAACCAATGCCAGGAAAAACGCGAAAAGCACCGACAGCACAGTGATGATAGTCCTTCTCTTATTCCTCCACAGGTTACGCCAGGCTAATTTTATATATGTTTTCATATCGTTAGGATTTCCGTGTGTGACTATCTGACTGTTTTCATATTTTGTTGCGAGAAAAAGCCTTCATCAATGGGCACATTGAATTTCGTGTCGATCATCTCCAGCCGGGTTTCGTTACCTTTTTTATCTTCAGATATCATCACCATTTTGCTGGGCAGTTTCCTGTCGCCCATCTGTTTGATCTCAGATGCTATCATTGTAGTAACCAGCATTTTATCCTCATCATAGTATTCAGCCTTCATCTGGTAATATTCATCTTTAGATATCCAGAGAATGACTTTGCCCCAAACGACCGCTGCCTCGGGTTTGGGAATGAGTTCGATTTTATAGCAGTCGAGCCCTTCAATGGTCTCCGACCCGAGGATAGCATGTGTGTAATCATTGACGATGGAGTTCATCCTCACCAGGTCGTCATTGGTAAAGTCCGATCCCATCCACGACTGGCTCATCATGGATGGCGGCAGCTTGATCATTCTGTTGATATTTGGCATCCAGTTCCACATCTCATTGAACCGCTTGAGGAATACCTGTCCTTTGTCATTGGCCGGTGCTGTGATGAGTATCATGGAATAATCCGTTGTTTTCGACCAGGCTTTCATGGTGACCTCTCTGGTCCAGTCAGGTCTGACGATGGTCATTTTCATGGTTCCCACACTCGACAGCCCGTTGGCCTTATCCTGCGATTTTTTAACGATCTCAAGCGCACCCGTTTCCTGTGACCGGATCGGATTCCATGTAAGAATCCCAGCAATTATCAGAATGATGGATATCAAAAATGTTCTTTTCATGATTCTTCTGTTAATTATATTGAGT from Bacteroidota bacterium harbors:
- a CDS encoding sigma-70 family RNA polymerase sigma factor; protein product: MRQLKITKQVTNRETASLDKYLQEIGKVELITAEEEVALAQRIKLGDREALEKLTKSNLRFVVSVSKQYQNQGLSLPDLINEGNLGLIKAAQRFDETRGFKFISYAVWWIRQSILQALAEQSRIVRLPLNKIGSINKINKAYAKLEQEYEREPNAEEIATMLEITETEVKESMKNSGRHVSMDAPLIQDEDNTMYDVLKNDDGPTPETKLIYDSLKKEIDRAISTLTPREADVIRLYFGLNQTHPMTLEEIGEKFDLTRERVRQIKEKAIRRLKHTSRSKILKTYLG
- the pnp gene encoding polyribonucleotide nucleotidyltransferase; the encoded protein is MSNPAITKSFDLGDGRIISIETGRLAKQADGAVVVKMGDTMLLATVVAAQKPVEGEDFMPLSVEYREKYAAAGRFPGGFYKREARPSEHEILVARLVDRALRPLFPDDFHCETQMIITLISADKNISPDALAALAASSALSISNIPFSGPISEVRVARINGEFVINPNISQLIDADLDLIVAATAESIVMVEGEMKEVAESVMLEALKVAHDAIRLQCQAQLDLVGMLGNPVEKRATENGMADPELLTALKTASYDKLYAIARSGIKKKHERLETFEAIKNAFTETIPEEEREIKTPLINKYFDDIQKEAVRNAVLTERTRLDGRKLDEIRPIWCEVDYLPAAHGSSIFTRGETQSLTSVTLGTKLDEQVVDGAVFEGKTSFMLHYNFPPFSTGEVKPMRGTSRREIGHGNLALRALKSVIPNGESNPYTIRIVSDILESNGSSSMATVCAGTLALMDAGVKISKPVSGIAMGLITDKATGKYGVLSDILGDEDHLGDMDFKITGTRDGVTACQMDIKVEGLSFEVLQEALEQARKGRLFILDEMAKVISEPREDYKPFVPRIEQMTVAKEYIGAIIGPGGKIIQNIQSETNSTIVIQEVGEFGIVDIVAVDKASIDAARERIKSIIAVPELGEVYNGTVKNITSFGAFVEILPGKDGLLHISEIDWKRINTVEEVLKVGDKIEVKLIDIDRKTGKLKLSRRVLLPRPPLRPNM
- the rpsO gene encoding 30S ribosomal protein S15 — protein: MYLTTEKKKKVFKEFGKSEFDTGSSEGQIALFTHRIKHLTEHLKANKKDMATERALVKLVGKRRKLLDYLKQVDIERYRAIIKNLNIRK
- a CDS encoding ABC transporter ATP-binding protein, with product MGIITTKNLHKVYQETKIPVVAVNGIDISFAEGEFTAVVGPSGSGKTTFLNLIGGLDVPTQGEVHINGTNVTTLSSRKLVDFRLRNIGFVFQSYNLIPVLTARENVEFIMLLQGIPKSERENRTIELLKSVGLEDKIDVRPGELSGGQQQRVSVARALASKPRFILADEPTANLDSKSTENLLDIMERLNHEENITFIFSTHDARVVNKAHRIITIEDGKVISDVENEPHSPHPPA
- a CDS encoding FtsX-like permease family protein, with the translated sequence MIWSIAWRNVWRNKLRSLIVIAAVTIGLFGTLFMIALSIGMVDQRIDAAIEHEVSHIQIHHPKFMQDKSPDYFMTGVPAMVDSIRGISGVKAVSSRLALPAMASTAATGTGVMVNGIQPEEEKQVSKIYDCLKEGTYFEKEARTPLILISQKLATKMNAKMGSKIVITLQNMEGVVTYGLFRVGGIYKTSNTMYDEGNVFVRSADLADLTGFDTNNATEIAVLLDNTNKTDEVTALLQAKYSSLSVMPWKELQPMLLTLSSIMDLYSYILMIVILTAMAFGIINTMLMAILERIKEIGMLMAVGMSRKRIFTMIMLETIFLSVTGALIGMVVSYATIQLTGVHGLNFAAWSEGLESFGYSSLVYPVLYNKYYIALTLFVIVTAILSSVYPARKALRFKPAEAIRADT
- a CDS encoding FtsX-like permease family protein, producing the protein MKTYIKLAWRNLWRNKRRTIITVLSVLFAFFLALVMRSMQLGSYDLMVESAVKTSTGYIQIHALGYWDDKTIDNTFISTDTLEGRLLSTRHITAFIPRLESFALISSGDMTKGIAVIGTDPEKENAISALRNRVIRGSYFEKDDNSVLIGEALADYLKVDVNDTIVLLSQGYHGESAQGAYPVKGIVRFTAPEMNSSMLYMSLTAAQKLYSAPERLTSLSVLLDNKKYIRFVADQLKIINAENLEVMTWRELLPEMVQAIQSDNVSGQFMLGILYVVVGFGIFGTIMMMTIERRREFGIMVAVGMRRVKLAFIVFVETVILALVGIAAGAALSYPIILYYHLHPYQLTGETAKAMAEFNVEPVMPFALEPGFFINQSLVVIILSILAAIYPLTVIGRFKIIPALRGK
- a CDS encoding outer membrane lipoprotein-sorting protein — its product is MKRTFLISIILIIAGILTWNPIRSQETGALEIVKKSQDKANGLSSVGTMKMTIVRPDWTREVTMKAWSKTTDYSMILITAPANDKGQVFLKRFNEMWNWMPNINRMIKLPPSMMSQSWMGSDFTNDDLVRMNSIVNDYTHAILGSETIEGLDCYKIELIPKPEAAVVWGKVILWISKDEYYQMKAEYYDEDKMLVTTMIASEIKQMGDRKLPSKMVMISEDKKGNETRLEMIDTKFNVPIDEGFFSQQNMKTVR